One genomic window of Parasteatoda tepidariorum isolate YZ-2023 chromosome 9, CAS_Ptep_4.0, whole genome shotgun sequence includes the following:
- the LOC107451802 gene encoding WD repeat-containing protein 76 isoform X7, translated as MKSKKGKGKSQRNTSPKKEIKYEADYSDAEDDSEADNSFKENQENELSEFERLAQKNRAEREAFLQSLKINEIKEEFVKSVESIAKSKPKPRISTFKKHKPVDPTPLRKSRRLAKLDIDLSEQALYAKAVAEASSAENVEEKIKLKYRKLKKIHRSPLAYSKPLDVSYSKAVTKLPSTYPFEEAISTKDDCSEFINNFDFTMVDDIKYNLDYASNFKHMKIGESNVAKLVPTRITSMAIHPASDKVMVIAGSKYGHLGFWNVTSSLHPILFLPHTGGITNVKVNPYNSLQVISSSYDGTLRCGDMEKKSFNQIYDVSDETSCTYFDFVGATTLLVSQRNGNVSVIDVRNESLNSEKKHECHDYSVKTVHVHPGNKNLFLTADSKGNMKLWDLRKLQKKAIIDVCHHKRTIASAFFSPVTGKYILTTSADDSLCIFDSSNIGKEILHKKSIKHNNWTGRWLTPFKATWLPHSDELFSVGSMNYPRRIEIFNANGNNVFNFKNDEYLNSVTSINEFHPSLNVLAGGNSSGKVFIFTDTQLNY; from the exons ATGAAATCtaaa AAAGGAAAAGGAAAGTCTCAAAGAAATACCAGCCCTAAA aaggaGATTAAGTATGAAGCTGATTACTCTGATGCT GAAGATGATTCAGAAGCAGACAATAGTTTTAAAGAGAATCAG gAAAATGAACTAAGTGAGTTTGAAAGACTTGCACAAAAAAATCGAGCAGAAAGGGAGGCCTTCCTGCAATCCTTAAAGATTAATGAG attaaagAAGAATTCGTAAAATCTGTTGAAAGTATTGCTAAGTCTAAACCTAAGCCAAGAATTTCTACTTTCAAAAA acacaAACCTGTCGATCCTACGCCACTAAGAAAAAGTAGAAGATTGGCAAAGCTGGATATTGATTTATCTGAACAAGCTCTTTATGCTAAAGCTGTTGCAGAAGCCAGCAGTGCAGAAAATGTTGAGGAAAAG attaaattaaaatatcgaaaattgaagaaaatacaCCGAAGTCCACTAGCATATAGTAAACCTTTGGATGTATCATATAGCAAAGCTGTTACA AAACTACCATCTACTTATCCATTTGAGGAAGCCATTTCAACGAAAGATGATTGTTCAGAATTTAtcaacaattttgattttaccaTGGTAGACGATATAAAGTATAACCTAGA tTATGCATCGAATTTTAAACACATGAAAATTGGAGAATCAAATGTAGCCAAACTTGTTCCAACTAGAATAACATCCATGGCTATACATCCTGCATCTGATAAAGTTATGGTTATTGCCGGAAGCAAATATGGCCATTTGGGTTTTTGGAATGTG acTTCTAGCTTACACCCAATCCTGTTTCTACCTCATACCGGTGGTATTACAAACGTGAAAGTCAATCCTTATAATTCGCTACAAGTAATCTCTTCTAGCTATGATGGTACATTACGGTGTGGTGATATGGAAAAGAAATCATTCAATCAG ATTTATGATGTTTCAGATGAAACTTCTTGTACATATTTCGATTTTGTTGGTGCCACTACACTTCTTGTTTCTCAAAGAAATGGGAATGTTTCTGTAATTGATGTCCGTAATGAAAG tCTCAATAGTGAGAAAAAACATGAATGCCATGACTACTCGGTGAAAACTGTACATGTTCATCCTGGAAATAAGAATTTGTTTCTGACTGCTGACAGTAAAGG aaacatGAAACTATGGGATTTGCGTAAGTTGCAGAAAAAAGCCATAATTGATGTTTGTCACCACAAACGCACGATTGCATCGGCTTTCTTTTCACCTGTCACAGGAAAATACATTCTCACAACTTCAGCAGATGACTCATTATg TATTTTTGACAGTTCAAACAtaggaaaagaaatattgcaCAAGAAGTCTATAAA gCACAACAATTGGACTGGTAGATGGCTAACCCCATTTAAAGCAACCTGGTTACCTCATTCTGatgaattattttcagtgggtTCAATGAACTATCCAAGGcgaattgaaatctttaatgCCAAtggaaataatgttttcaacTTCAAGAATGATGAATACTTAAATTCAGTAACATCAATTAATGAGTTTCATCCCTCACTCAATGTTTTAGCGGGTGGAAATTCAAGTGGAAAAGTTTTTATCTTCACAGATACACAGCTGAACTACTAA
- the LOC107451802 gene encoding WD repeat-containing protein 76 isoform X6 translates to MERTRRQKRGREELEDSMKSKKGKGKSQRNTSPKKEIKYEADYSDAEDDSEADNSFKENQENELSEFERLAQKNRAEREAFLQSLKINEIKEEFVKSVESIAKSKPKPRISTFKKHKPVDPTPLRKSRRLAKLDIDLSEQALYAKAVAEASSAENVEEKIKLKYRKLKKIHRSPLAYSKPLDVSYSKAVTKLPSTYPFEEAISTKDDCSEFINNFDFTMVDDIKYNLDYASNFKHMKIGESNVAKLVPTRITSMAIHPASDKVMVIAGSKYGHLGFWNVTSSLHPILFLPHTGGITNVKVNPYNSLQVISSSYDGTLRCGDMEKKSFNQIYDVSDETSCTYFDFVGATTLLVSQRNGNVSVIDVRNESLNSEKKHECHDYSVKTVHVHPGNKNLFLTADSKGNMKLWDLRKLQKKAIIDVCHHKRTIASAFFSPVTGKYILTTSADDSLCIFDSSNIGKEILHKKSIKHNNWTGRWLTPFKATWLPHSDELFSVGSMNYPRRIEIFNANGNNVFNFKNDEYLNSVTSINEFHPSLNVLAGGNSSGKVFIFTDTQLNY, encoded by the exons ATGGAAAGAACTCGTCGACAAAAG AGAGGTAGAGAAGAACTTGAAGATTCTATGAAATCtaaa AAAGGAAAAGGAAAGTCTCAAAGAAATACCAGCCCTAAA aaggaGATTAAGTATGAAGCTGATTACTCTGATGCT GAAGATGATTCAGAAGCAGACAATAGTTTTAAAGAGAATCAG gAAAATGAACTAAGTGAGTTTGAAAGACTTGCACAAAAAAATCGAGCAGAAAGGGAGGCCTTCCTGCAATCCTTAAAGATTAATGAG attaaagAAGAATTCGTAAAATCTGTTGAAAGTATTGCTAAGTCTAAACCTAAGCCAAGAATTTCTACTTTCAAAAA acacaAACCTGTCGATCCTACGCCACTAAGAAAAAGTAGAAGATTGGCAAAGCTGGATATTGATTTATCTGAACAAGCTCTTTATGCTAAAGCTGTTGCAGAAGCCAGCAGTGCAGAAAATGTTGAGGAAAAG attaaattaaaatatcgaaaattgaagaaaatacaCCGAAGTCCACTAGCATATAGTAAACCTTTGGATGTATCATATAGCAAAGCTGTTACA AAACTACCATCTACTTATCCATTTGAGGAAGCCATTTCAACGAAAGATGATTGTTCAGAATTTAtcaacaattttgattttaccaTGGTAGACGATATAAAGTATAACCTAGA tTATGCATCGAATTTTAAACACATGAAAATTGGAGAATCAAATGTAGCCAAACTTGTTCCAACTAGAATAACATCCATGGCTATACATCCTGCATCTGATAAAGTTATGGTTATTGCCGGAAGCAAATATGGCCATTTGGGTTTTTGGAATGTG acTTCTAGCTTACACCCAATCCTGTTTCTACCTCATACCGGTGGTATTACAAACGTGAAAGTCAATCCTTATAATTCGCTACAAGTAATCTCTTCTAGCTATGATGGTACATTACGGTGTGGTGATATGGAAAAGAAATCATTCAATCAG ATTTATGATGTTTCAGATGAAACTTCTTGTACATATTTCGATTTTGTTGGTGCCACTACACTTCTTGTTTCTCAAAGAAATGGGAATGTTTCTGTAATTGATGTCCGTAATGAAAG tCTCAATAGTGAGAAAAAACATGAATGCCATGACTACTCGGTGAAAACTGTACATGTTCATCCTGGAAATAAGAATTTGTTTCTGACTGCTGACAGTAAAGG aaacatGAAACTATGGGATTTGCGTAAGTTGCAGAAAAAAGCCATAATTGATGTTTGTCACCACAAACGCACGATTGCATCGGCTTTCTTTTCACCTGTCACAGGAAAATACATTCTCACAACTTCAGCAGATGACTCATTATg TATTTTTGACAGTTCAAACAtaggaaaagaaatattgcaCAAGAAGTCTATAAA gCACAACAATTGGACTGGTAGATGGCTAACCCCATTTAAAGCAACCTGGTTACCTCATTCTGatgaattattttcagtgggtTCAATGAACTATCCAAGGcgaattgaaatctttaatgCCAAtggaaataatgttttcaacTTCAAGAATGATGAATACTTAAATTCAGTAACATCAATTAATGAGTTTCATCCCTCACTCAATGTTTTAGCGGGTGGAAATTCAAGTGGAAAAGTTTTTATCTTCACAGATACACAGCTGAACTACTAA
- the LOC107451802 gene encoding WD repeat-containing protein 76 isoform X1 translates to MMSCKRLEVPLCDILLYVNEGFKVNNSGKLKAVSKDKLRASSPHSPKMERTRRQKRGREELEDSMKSKKGKGKSQRNTSPKKEIKYEADYSDAEDDSEADNSFKENQENELSEFERLAQKNRAEREAFLQSLKINEIKEEFVKSVESIAKSKPKPRISTFKKHKPVDPTPLRKSRRLAKLDIDLSEQALYAKAVAEASSAENVEEKIKLKYRKLKKIHRSPLAYSKPLDVSYSKAVTKLPSTYPFEEAISTKDDCSEFINNFDFTMVDDIKYNLDYASNFKHMKIGESNVAKLVPTRITSMAIHPASDKVMVIAGSKYGHLGFWNVTSSLHPILFLPHTGGITNVKVNPYNSLQVISSSYDGTLRCGDMEKKSFNQIYDVSDETSCTYFDFVGATTLLVSQRNGNVSVIDVRNESLNSEKKHECHDYSVKTVHVHPGNKNLFLTADSKGNMKLWDLRKLQKKAIIDVCHHKRTIASAFFSPVTGKYILTTSADDSLCIFDSSNIGKEILHKKSIKHNNWTGRWLTPFKATWLPHSDELFSVGSMNYPRRIEIFNANGNNVFNFKNDEYLNSVTSINEFHPSLNVLAGGNSSGKVFIFTDTQLNY, encoded by the exons ATGATGTCATGTAAAAG attAGAAGTTCCCTTGTGTGATATATTGTTATATGTGAATGAAGGTTTCAAGGTTAATAATAGTGGAAAATTAAAAGCTGTATCTAAGGATAAATTAAGAGCTAGTTCCCCTCATTCTCCAAAAATGGAAAGAACTCGTCGACAAAAG AGAGGTAGAGAAGAACTTGAAGATTCTATGAAATCtaaa AAAGGAAAAGGAAAGTCTCAAAGAAATACCAGCCCTAAA aaggaGATTAAGTATGAAGCTGATTACTCTGATGCT GAAGATGATTCAGAAGCAGACAATAGTTTTAAAGAGAATCAG gAAAATGAACTAAGTGAGTTTGAAAGACTTGCACAAAAAAATCGAGCAGAAAGGGAGGCCTTCCTGCAATCCTTAAAGATTAATGAG attaaagAAGAATTCGTAAAATCTGTTGAAAGTATTGCTAAGTCTAAACCTAAGCCAAGAATTTCTACTTTCAAAAA acacaAACCTGTCGATCCTACGCCACTAAGAAAAAGTAGAAGATTGGCAAAGCTGGATATTGATTTATCTGAACAAGCTCTTTATGCTAAAGCTGTTGCAGAAGCCAGCAGTGCAGAAAATGTTGAGGAAAAG attaaattaaaatatcgaaaattgaagaaaatacaCCGAAGTCCACTAGCATATAGTAAACCTTTGGATGTATCATATAGCAAAGCTGTTACA AAACTACCATCTACTTATCCATTTGAGGAAGCCATTTCAACGAAAGATGATTGTTCAGAATTTAtcaacaattttgattttaccaTGGTAGACGATATAAAGTATAACCTAGA tTATGCATCGAATTTTAAACACATGAAAATTGGAGAATCAAATGTAGCCAAACTTGTTCCAACTAGAATAACATCCATGGCTATACATCCTGCATCTGATAAAGTTATGGTTATTGCCGGAAGCAAATATGGCCATTTGGGTTTTTGGAATGTG acTTCTAGCTTACACCCAATCCTGTTTCTACCTCATACCGGTGGTATTACAAACGTGAAAGTCAATCCTTATAATTCGCTACAAGTAATCTCTTCTAGCTATGATGGTACATTACGGTGTGGTGATATGGAAAAGAAATCATTCAATCAG ATTTATGATGTTTCAGATGAAACTTCTTGTACATATTTCGATTTTGTTGGTGCCACTACACTTCTTGTTTCTCAAAGAAATGGGAATGTTTCTGTAATTGATGTCCGTAATGAAAG tCTCAATAGTGAGAAAAAACATGAATGCCATGACTACTCGGTGAAAACTGTACATGTTCATCCTGGAAATAAGAATTTGTTTCTGACTGCTGACAGTAAAGG aaacatGAAACTATGGGATTTGCGTAAGTTGCAGAAAAAAGCCATAATTGATGTTTGTCACCACAAACGCACGATTGCATCGGCTTTCTTTTCACCTGTCACAGGAAAATACATTCTCACAACTTCAGCAGATGACTCATTATg TATTTTTGACAGTTCAAACAtaggaaaagaaatattgcaCAAGAAGTCTATAAA gCACAACAATTGGACTGGTAGATGGCTAACCCCATTTAAAGCAACCTGGTTACCTCATTCTGatgaattattttcagtgggtTCAATGAACTATCCAAGGcgaattgaaatctttaatgCCAAtggaaataatgttttcaacTTCAAGAATGATGAATACTTAAATTCAGTAACATCAATTAATGAGTTTCATCCCTCACTCAATGTTTTAGCGGGTGGAAATTCAAGTGGAAAAGTTTTTATCTTCACAGATACACAGCTGAACTACTAA
- the LOC107451802 gene encoding WD repeat-containing protein 76 isoform X3, which yields MMSCKRLEVPLCDILLYVNEGFKVNNSGKLKAVSKDKLRASSPHSPKMERTRRQKRGREELEDSMKSKKEIKYEADYSDAEDDSEADNSFKENQENELSEFERLAQKNRAEREAFLQSLKINEIKEEFVKSVESIAKSKPKPRISTFKKHKPVDPTPLRKSRRLAKLDIDLSEQALYAKAVAEASSAENVEEKIKLKYRKLKKIHRSPLAYSKPLDVSYSKAVTKLPSTYPFEEAISTKDDCSEFINNFDFTMVDDIKYNLDYASNFKHMKIGESNVAKLVPTRITSMAIHPASDKVMVIAGSKYGHLGFWNVTSSLHPILFLPHTGGITNVKVNPYNSLQVISSSYDGTLRCGDMEKKSFNQIYDVSDETSCTYFDFVGATTLLVSQRNGNVSVIDVRNESLNSEKKHECHDYSVKTVHVHPGNKNLFLTADSKGNMKLWDLRKLQKKAIIDVCHHKRTIASAFFSPVTGKYILTTSADDSLCIFDSSNIGKEILHKKSIKHNNWTGRWLTPFKATWLPHSDELFSVGSMNYPRRIEIFNANGNNVFNFKNDEYLNSVTSINEFHPSLNVLAGGNSSGKVFIFTDTQLNY from the exons ATGATGTCATGTAAAAG attAGAAGTTCCCTTGTGTGATATATTGTTATATGTGAATGAAGGTTTCAAGGTTAATAATAGTGGAAAATTAAAAGCTGTATCTAAGGATAAATTAAGAGCTAGTTCCCCTCATTCTCCAAAAATGGAAAGAACTCGTCGACAAAAG AGAGGTAGAGAAGAACTTGAAGATTCTATGAAATCtaaa aaggaGATTAAGTATGAAGCTGATTACTCTGATGCT GAAGATGATTCAGAAGCAGACAATAGTTTTAAAGAGAATCAG gAAAATGAACTAAGTGAGTTTGAAAGACTTGCACAAAAAAATCGAGCAGAAAGGGAGGCCTTCCTGCAATCCTTAAAGATTAATGAG attaaagAAGAATTCGTAAAATCTGTTGAAAGTATTGCTAAGTCTAAACCTAAGCCAAGAATTTCTACTTTCAAAAA acacaAACCTGTCGATCCTACGCCACTAAGAAAAAGTAGAAGATTGGCAAAGCTGGATATTGATTTATCTGAACAAGCTCTTTATGCTAAAGCTGTTGCAGAAGCCAGCAGTGCAGAAAATGTTGAGGAAAAG attaaattaaaatatcgaaaattgaagaaaatacaCCGAAGTCCACTAGCATATAGTAAACCTTTGGATGTATCATATAGCAAAGCTGTTACA AAACTACCATCTACTTATCCATTTGAGGAAGCCATTTCAACGAAAGATGATTGTTCAGAATTTAtcaacaattttgattttaccaTGGTAGACGATATAAAGTATAACCTAGA tTATGCATCGAATTTTAAACACATGAAAATTGGAGAATCAAATGTAGCCAAACTTGTTCCAACTAGAATAACATCCATGGCTATACATCCTGCATCTGATAAAGTTATGGTTATTGCCGGAAGCAAATATGGCCATTTGGGTTTTTGGAATGTG acTTCTAGCTTACACCCAATCCTGTTTCTACCTCATACCGGTGGTATTACAAACGTGAAAGTCAATCCTTATAATTCGCTACAAGTAATCTCTTCTAGCTATGATGGTACATTACGGTGTGGTGATATGGAAAAGAAATCATTCAATCAG ATTTATGATGTTTCAGATGAAACTTCTTGTACATATTTCGATTTTGTTGGTGCCACTACACTTCTTGTTTCTCAAAGAAATGGGAATGTTTCTGTAATTGATGTCCGTAATGAAAG tCTCAATAGTGAGAAAAAACATGAATGCCATGACTACTCGGTGAAAACTGTACATGTTCATCCTGGAAATAAGAATTTGTTTCTGACTGCTGACAGTAAAGG aaacatGAAACTATGGGATTTGCGTAAGTTGCAGAAAAAAGCCATAATTGATGTTTGTCACCACAAACGCACGATTGCATCGGCTTTCTTTTCACCTGTCACAGGAAAATACATTCTCACAACTTCAGCAGATGACTCATTATg TATTTTTGACAGTTCAAACAtaggaaaagaaatattgcaCAAGAAGTCTATAAA gCACAACAATTGGACTGGTAGATGGCTAACCCCATTTAAAGCAACCTGGTTACCTCATTCTGatgaattattttcagtgggtTCAATGAACTATCCAAGGcgaattgaaatctttaatgCCAAtggaaataatgttttcaacTTCAAGAATGATGAATACTTAAATTCAGTAACATCAATTAATGAGTTTCATCCCTCACTCAATGTTTTAGCGGGTGGAAATTCAAGTGGAAAAGTTTTTATCTTCACAGATACACAGCTGAACTACTAA
- the LOC107451802 gene encoding WD repeat-containing protein 76 isoform X2, whose protein sequence is MMSCKRLEVPLCDILLYVNEGFKVNNSGKLKAVSKDKLRASSPHSPKMERTRRQKRGREELEDSMKSKKGKGKSQRNTSPKEDDSEADNSFKENQENELSEFERLAQKNRAEREAFLQSLKINEIKEEFVKSVESIAKSKPKPRISTFKKHKPVDPTPLRKSRRLAKLDIDLSEQALYAKAVAEASSAENVEEKIKLKYRKLKKIHRSPLAYSKPLDVSYSKAVTKLPSTYPFEEAISTKDDCSEFINNFDFTMVDDIKYNLDYASNFKHMKIGESNVAKLVPTRITSMAIHPASDKVMVIAGSKYGHLGFWNVTSSLHPILFLPHTGGITNVKVNPYNSLQVISSSYDGTLRCGDMEKKSFNQIYDVSDETSCTYFDFVGATTLLVSQRNGNVSVIDVRNESLNSEKKHECHDYSVKTVHVHPGNKNLFLTADSKGNMKLWDLRKLQKKAIIDVCHHKRTIASAFFSPVTGKYILTTSADDSLCIFDSSNIGKEILHKKSIKHNNWTGRWLTPFKATWLPHSDELFSVGSMNYPRRIEIFNANGNNVFNFKNDEYLNSVTSINEFHPSLNVLAGGNSSGKVFIFTDTQLNY, encoded by the exons ATGATGTCATGTAAAAG attAGAAGTTCCCTTGTGTGATATATTGTTATATGTGAATGAAGGTTTCAAGGTTAATAATAGTGGAAAATTAAAAGCTGTATCTAAGGATAAATTAAGAGCTAGTTCCCCTCATTCTCCAAAAATGGAAAGAACTCGTCGACAAAAG AGAGGTAGAGAAGAACTTGAAGATTCTATGAAATCtaaa AAAGGAAAAGGAAAGTCTCAAAGAAATACCAGCCCTAAA GAAGATGATTCAGAAGCAGACAATAGTTTTAAAGAGAATCAG gAAAATGAACTAAGTGAGTTTGAAAGACTTGCACAAAAAAATCGAGCAGAAAGGGAGGCCTTCCTGCAATCCTTAAAGATTAATGAG attaaagAAGAATTCGTAAAATCTGTTGAAAGTATTGCTAAGTCTAAACCTAAGCCAAGAATTTCTACTTTCAAAAA acacaAACCTGTCGATCCTACGCCACTAAGAAAAAGTAGAAGATTGGCAAAGCTGGATATTGATTTATCTGAACAAGCTCTTTATGCTAAAGCTGTTGCAGAAGCCAGCAGTGCAGAAAATGTTGAGGAAAAG attaaattaaaatatcgaaaattgaagaaaatacaCCGAAGTCCACTAGCATATAGTAAACCTTTGGATGTATCATATAGCAAAGCTGTTACA AAACTACCATCTACTTATCCATTTGAGGAAGCCATTTCAACGAAAGATGATTGTTCAGAATTTAtcaacaattttgattttaccaTGGTAGACGATATAAAGTATAACCTAGA tTATGCATCGAATTTTAAACACATGAAAATTGGAGAATCAAATGTAGCCAAACTTGTTCCAACTAGAATAACATCCATGGCTATACATCCTGCATCTGATAAAGTTATGGTTATTGCCGGAAGCAAATATGGCCATTTGGGTTTTTGGAATGTG acTTCTAGCTTACACCCAATCCTGTTTCTACCTCATACCGGTGGTATTACAAACGTGAAAGTCAATCCTTATAATTCGCTACAAGTAATCTCTTCTAGCTATGATGGTACATTACGGTGTGGTGATATGGAAAAGAAATCATTCAATCAG ATTTATGATGTTTCAGATGAAACTTCTTGTACATATTTCGATTTTGTTGGTGCCACTACACTTCTTGTTTCTCAAAGAAATGGGAATGTTTCTGTAATTGATGTCCGTAATGAAAG tCTCAATAGTGAGAAAAAACATGAATGCCATGACTACTCGGTGAAAACTGTACATGTTCATCCTGGAAATAAGAATTTGTTTCTGACTGCTGACAGTAAAGG aaacatGAAACTATGGGATTTGCGTAAGTTGCAGAAAAAAGCCATAATTGATGTTTGTCACCACAAACGCACGATTGCATCGGCTTTCTTTTCACCTGTCACAGGAAAATACATTCTCACAACTTCAGCAGATGACTCATTATg TATTTTTGACAGTTCAAACAtaggaaaagaaatattgcaCAAGAAGTCTATAAA gCACAACAATTGGACTGGTAGATGGCTAACCCCATTTAAAGCAACCTGGTTACCTCATTCTGatgaattattttcagtgggtTCAATGAACTATCCAAGGcgaattgaaatctttaatgCCAAtggaaataatgttttcaacTTCAAGAATGATGAATACTTAAATTCAGTAACATCAATTAATGAGTTTCATCCCTCACTCAATGTTTTAGCGGGTGGAAATTCAAGTGGAAAAGTTTTTATCTTCACAGATACACAGCTGAACTACTAA
- the LOC107451802 gene encoding WD repeat-containing protein 76 isoform X8, whose amino-acid sequence MKSKKGKGKSQRNTSPKEDDSEADNSFKENQENELSEFERLAQKNRAEREAFLQSLKINEIKEEFVKSVESIAKSKPKPRISTFKKHKPVDPTPLRKSRRLAKLDIDLSEQALYAKAVAEASSAENVEEKIKLKYRKLKKIHRSPLAYSKPLDVSYSKAVTKLPSTYPFEEAISTKDDCSEFINNFDFTMVDDIKYNLDYASNFKHMKIGESNVAKLVPTRITSMAIHPASDKVMVIAGSKYGHLGFWNVTSSLHPILFLPHTGGITNVKVNPYNSLQVISSSYDGTLRCGDMEKKSFNQIYDVSDETSCTYFDFVGATTLLVSQRNGNVSVIDVRNESLNSEKKHECHDYSVKTVHVHPGNKNLFLTADSKGNMKLWDLRKLQKKAIIDVCHHKRTIASAFFSPVTGKYILTTSADDSLCIFDSSNIGKEILHKKSIKHNNWTGRWLTPFKATWLPHSDELFSVGSMNYPRRIEIFNANGNNVFNFKNDEYLNSVTSINEFHPSLNVLAGGNSSGKVFIFTDTQLNY is encoded by the exons ATGAAATCtaaa AAAGGAAAAGGAAAGTCTCAAAGAAATACCAGCCCTAAA GAAGATGATTCAGAAGCAGACAATAGTTTTAAAGAGAATCAG gAAAATGAACTAAGTGAGTTTGAAAGACTTGCACAAAAAAATCGAGCAGAAAGGGAGGCCTTCCTGCAATCCTTAAAGATTAATGAG attaaagAAGAATTCGTAAAATCTGTTGAAAGTATTGCTAAGTCTAAACCTAAGCCAAGAATTTCTACTTTCAAAAA acacaAACCTGTCGATCCTACGCCACTAAGAAAAAGTAGAAGATTGGCAAAGCTGGATATTGATTTATCTGAACAAGCTCTTTATGCTAAAGCTGTTGCAGAAGCCAGCAGTGCAGAAAATGTTGAGGAAAAG attaaattaaaatatcgaaaattgaagaaaatacaCCGAAGTCCACTAGCATATAGTAAACCTTTGGATGTATCATATAGCAAAGCTGTTACA AAACTACCATCTACTTATCCATTTGAGGAAGCCATTTCAACGAAAGATGATTGTTCAGAATTTAtcaacaattttgattttaccaTGGTAGACGATATAAAGTATAACCTAGA tTATGCATCGAATTTTAAACACATGAAAATTGGAGAATCAAATGTAGCCAAACTTGTTCCAACTAGAATAACATCCATGGCTATACATCCTGCATCTGATAAAGTTATGGTTATTGCCGGAAGCAAATATGGCCATTTGGGTTTTTGGAATGTG acTTCTAGCTTACACCCAATCCTGTTTCTACCTCATACCGGTGGTATTACAAACGTGAAAGTCAATCCTTATAATTCGCTACAAGTAATCTCTTCTAGCTATGATGGTACATTACGGTGTGGTGATATGGAAAAGAAATCATTCAATCAG ATTTATGATGTTTCAGATGAAACTTCTTGTACATATTTCGATTTTGTTGGTGCCACTACACTTCTTGTTTCTCAAAGAAATGGGAATGTTTCTGTAATTGATGTCCGTAATGAAAG tCTCAATAGTGAGAAAAAACATGAATGCCATGACTACTCGGTGAAAACTGTACATGTTCATCCTGGAAATAAGAATTTGTTTCTGACTGCTGACAGTAAAGG aaacatGAAACTATGGGATTTGCGTAAGTTGCAGAAAAAAGCCATAATTGATGTTTGTCACCACAAACGCACGATTGCATCGGCTTTCTTTTCACCTGTCACAGGAAAATACATTCTCACAACTTCAGCAGATGACTCATTATg TATTTTTGACAGTTCAAACAtaggaaaagaaatattgcaCAAGAAGTCTATAAA gCACAACAATTGGACTGGTAGATGGCTAACCCCATTTAAAGCAACCTGGTTACCTCATTCTGatgaattattttcagtgggtTCAATGAACTATCCAAGGcgaattgaaatctttaatgCCAAtggaaataatgttttcaacTTCAAGAATGATGAATACTTAAATTCAGTAACATCAATTAATGAGTTTCATCCCTCACTCAATGTTTTAGCGGGTGGAAATTCAAGTGGAAAAGTTTTTATCTTCACAGATACACAGCTGAACTACTAA